Genomic window (Marinifilum sp. JC120):
GAAGCTTCGGAAGCTCTGCCCCGCACCCGGCAATAACGTCAGCACCAACCTCCTCCTGAATTATCGCGTACAACAGATGTTCAAGAGTGAGGAATTCGTGATTTCTTAGCCTGACTTCGTTAACCGCAGAAGTCAGCGCCTGTTCTAATGCCTTGCTGAGCATACTAGACCTCTTCGATTGTGCATTTCAGTGGATAACCAGCCTGCTGTGCAAGCTGCTTGACCATTTCAACGCGAGTTTCAGCAACTTCGGCCGTATAAACTCCACACACTCCGACCCCATCATTGTGGACCTTGAGCATTATTTTCGTGGATTCCTCTTCTGTTTTCCTGAAAATCTGCATGAGCACGGCTACAACGAATTCCATGGAAGTATAATCGTCATTATGCAAAAGCACCCTGAACTTCCGAGGTTCCTTGAGTTCATCCTCAAGCAGTACATCTGACTCAAAATTTTCTTTATATTCAGCCATTTTTTTTAAACTTCAAATGTTTTTTTGTTAGACTATAGTTAACAATAAGAACAATTTCCCGACCTGTCGAGAAAGATTTATGAATTTTTGTGCTATAAAAAACCTAAATCGCTATAAAACAAAGTCTTAAAGTAGTTCTTTAACTTCTTCAGGGGTAAAAACAAAATTTTCATCAATATCAAACCCGGATTGCTTTCTATAATCCCGGTTCAGCTCATGATAAGTCTTTTTGCAAGTATCAGAAGTGCTGAGTTTAAGCTTCTCAGCACAGGCCAATATTTCGTCTTCTGTTCCCTCAATTTCAATAAATGGGCCAAAAGGAAGCAGATCCAAACAAATATGACAATCAGCAAACTCCCATTCTTCCCGAATTTTCTCGTAGCGAAACACAGGCGAATATCCCAGAACCTGCAAGGCCGCGACGGTTTCGTCAAAATCTGAAACTTCTGTTTCATGCTCGATATACACTTTGGCCTTACCGGAAACCGGACCGGCTGGAATACGCTTTACGGTCATGGTTACCTTTTCCGCCTGCCGCACCCGCAGCAGTGCTGATCTCTTATATAGTGTCCGGCCCGGATCATCGAGGACGATATTGCGTTCATAGTGCCGAGTCAAAAATTTAGCACTTTGCTCTTCCATAATTCTCCGAGCTTTGTCGTGATCGGCATTCAGGTATTTCAATTCGATTTCTAAGGCCATTTTCCTTTTCTCTCTTAACTTGAAATGCTACAAAAAATTAATAAATGAACGTCACTAAAGGACTTTTATATGCATAAGTATTTATACATCGCAGCAGGAGGAGCAGCCGGGAGCCTCTGCCGCTATCTTGCTTCCGGTTTTACCCAGCGAATATTCGACACAGCATTCCCCATAGGGACATTTATGGTGAACATGCTCGGCTGCCTGTTTTTCGGGCTGGTTACCGGAATGTTTGAGGACCGTCTTGGCTTTCCCCCGGAAATGCGACTCCTGATCCTGACCGGATTCATGGGCGCATTCACAACATTCTCCACCTATATGTTCGAATCCACAAACCTTATCAAATCCGGACAATGGGCCATGACCGCCCTTAATATCGGCGGACAAAGCGTGCTGGGATTTGCCTGCATC
Coding sequences:
- the clpS gene encoding ATP-dependent Clp protease adapter ClpS, which encodes MAEYKENFESDVLLEDELKEPRKFRVLLHNDDYTSMEFVVAVLMQIFRKTEEESTKIMLKVHNDGVGVCGVYTAEVAETRVEMVKQLAQQAGYPLKCTIEEV
- a CDS encoding CYTH domain-containing protein — its product is MALEIELKYLNADHDKARRIMEEQSAKFLTRHYERNIVLDDPGRTLYKRSALLRVRQAEKVTMTVKRIPAGPVSGKAKVYIEHETEVSDFDETVAALQVLGYSPVFRYEKIREEWEFADCHICLDLLPFGPFIEIEGTEDEILACAEKLKLSTSDTCKKTYHELNRDYRKQSGFDIDENFVFTPEEVKELL
- the crcB gene encoding fluoride efflux transporter CrcB, which encodes MHKYLYIAAGGAAGSLCRYLASGFTQRIFDTAFPIGTFMVNMLGCLFFGLVTGMFEDRLGFPPEMRLLILTGFMGAFTTFSTYMFESTNLIKSGQWAMTALNIGGQSVLGFACIIGGLALGRLIVS